The proteins below come from a single Plantactinospora sp. KBS50 genomic window:
- the rpmG gene encoding 50S ribosomal protein L33 — MAKATDIRPKITLACVECKERNYITRKNRRNDPDRIELKKFCPRDGKHTLHRETR; from the coding sequence GTGGCCAAGGCGACCGACATCCGTCCAAAGATCACTTTGGCGTGCGTGGAGTGCAAGGAGCGCAACTACATCACGCGCAAGAACCGCCGGAACGACCCGGACCGCATCGAGCTGAAGAAGTTCTGCCCCCGGGATGGCAAGCACACCCTGCACCGCGAGACCCGCTGA
- a CDS encoding MaoC family dehydratase N-terminal domain-containing protein, protein MPLDPSYVGRSYPPTAPYQVGREKIREFATAIGATDEAHHDVDAARALGHADLVAPPTFPIVISMASGNQVFTDPELGLDYSRVVHGDQRFVYARPIVAGDELVCVSGIEEITSRGGHDFLTTRSELSTVSGEPVVSVWSKMVVRGEG, encoded by the coding sequence ATGCCCTTGGACCCTTCCTACGTCGGGCGGAGTTACCCGCCCACCGCGCCCTACCAGGTGGGACGCGAGAAGATCCGCGAGTTCGCCACGGCGATCGGCGCCACCGACGAGGCCCATCACGATGTCGACGCCGCGCGGGCGCTCGGCCACGCCGATCTGGTCGCGCCGCCGACGTTTCCGATCGTGATCTCGATGGCATCCGGGAACCAGGTCTTCACGGATCCCGAACTCGGCCTCGACTACAGCCGGGTGGTCCACGGCGACCAGCGGTTCGTCTACGCCCGGCCGATCGTCGCCGGCGACGAGCTGGTCTGCGTGAGCGGGATCGAGGAGATCACCAGCCGCGGCGGGCACGACTTCCTGACCACCCGCTCCGAGCTGTCCACGGTCTCCGGGGAGCCGGTGGTCAGCGTCTGGTCCAAGATGGTCGTACGGGGGGAGGGCTGA
- the nusG gene encoding transcription termination/antitermination protein NusG: MPEYDETAQSTDDQSPVATATGDESVGDESVGSAGELDVATGPESDEEFDPVAELRQKLRYAPGDWYVVHSYAGYENKVKTNLETRITSLDMEEFIFQVEVPTREEVEVKNGKRLQVQNKVFPGYILVRMDLTPESYSCVRNTPGVTGFVGATDRADRPAPLSLDEVLKWLVPAVQTAEQKKAKPEVKVLDFEVGDSVTVTDGAFASLPATISEINADQQKLKVLVSIFGRETPVELNFNQVAKI, translated from the coding sequence GTGCCTGAATACGACGAGACCGCCCAGTCGACCGACGACCAGTCGCCGGTGGCGACGGCGACCGGTGACGAGTCGGTCGGTGACGAGTCGGTCGGGTCCGCCGGCGAGCTGGACGTCGCGACCGGTCCGGAGTCCGACGAGGAGTTCGACCCGGTGGCCGAGCTGCGGCAGAAGCTGCGCTACGCCCCCGGCGACTGGTACGTCGTGCACTCGTACGCCGGCTACGAGAACAAGGTGAAGACCAACCTCGAGACCCGGATCACCAGCCTGGACATGGAGGAGTTCATCTTCCAGGTCGAGGTGCCGACCCGGGAGGAGGTCGAGGTCAAGAACGGCAAGCGCCTGCAGGTGCAGAACAAGGTCTTCCCGGGCTACATCCTGGTCCGGATGGACCTCACCCCGGAGTCGTACTCCTGTGTGCGGAACACGCCCGGGGTCACCGGCTTCGTGGGCGCCACCGACCGGGCCGACCGGCCGGCGCCGCTGTCGCTGGACGAGGTGCTCAAGTGGCTCGTCCCCGCGGTGCAGACGGCCGAGCAGAAGAAGGCGAAGCCCGAGGTCAAGGTGCTGGACTTCGAGGTGGGCGACTCGGTGACCGTCACCGACGGCGCGTTCGCGTCGCTGCCGGCCACGATCTCGGAGATCAACGCCGACCAGCAGAAGCTCAAGGTCCTGGTGTCGATCTTCGGCCGCGAGAC
- a CDS encoding bifunctional diguanylate cyclase/phosphodiesterase: MRSRKLPGRNSERAWLITGPLAALAVLSCVLLGVLGSNRSGWWNDAAPFARMVLFVALLAALVLASIPTLQLVVRRQGMTVSITEIPIVLALHYLPPLLVVLLVTFATLMIQVRRRMSRVKLWFNVANSAAAISLASLVLAQLPADAGVGPVTWAVLCVALAVYTLVTVSAVSGVIGLLQGWQAGREVLGTARLVLVTLGLNTAVGLVILLALDATWWSLLPLTALAAALALVYRSYATSLRQHRMLEDMYELTRAMTESGQDGTLPDAMLGRVRALMQAEYATLWLPAQGRHPEVLLSARVDDSGLLDVAPIPAAVRKRAIQERRTLAIGSRLEGGDRLRTMLHGTDVKDALVVPLRSGSAMIGTLEVVNRLSDVGHFRPGDVPVFETVAAHTAVALENSRLVDRLRFDAYHDGLTKLPNRRRMTAALGEAVQIRAPDEVVAILLFDVDDLRRVNETLGHAAGDQVLVEVAERLRRSAPSSSLIGRIGGDEFVVLLRLDDADAALDLAARLREQIRDKMVFGELTLDVDTVVGVALHPDHGGDAHTLLQRVDLAATAAKAVPGGIQLFSPMLESRSLHRLSLATDLRRALDQGELEVYFQPKVTLHDRRLVGVECLARWEHPAHGAVAPEDFVAVAEHTGQLGRLTEVVLREGLRRSRDWPDQQQPLNIAVNLSARSLADPHFPALVDGLLAEYGVPAERLTLEIRESGVLDGTDRPVPILRRLREIGVRLSVDDFGTGYASLLYLRRLPVHEVKVDRSFVQGMATDPVDLAIVNAVVTLSQQFGLAVVAEGVESELTLELLQDIGCQIAQGFLFSRPLPYERLAAWVDAQSEPEPLTAADVRRLRAVP, translated from the coding sequence ATGCGATCCCGTAAACTGCCGGGGCGAAACTCGGAGCGGGCCTGGCTGATCACGGGACCGCTGGCGGCCTTGGCCGTGCTGTCCTGTGTTCTGCTCGGTGTGCTCGGCTCCAACCGGTCGGGCTGGTGGAACGACGCCGCGCCGTTCGCACGGATGGTGCTCTTCGTCGCGCTGCTGGCCGCCCTCGTGCTGGCCAGCATCCCGACGCTGCAGCTGGTGGTCCGCCGGCAGGGCATGACGGTGTCGATCACCGAGATCCCGATCGTGCTCGCCCTGCACTATCTGCCGCCGCTGCTCGTGGTGCTCCTGGTCACGTTCGCGACCCTGATGATCCAGGTTCGTCGGCGGATGAGTCGGGTGAAGCTGTGGTTCAACGTCGCCAACTCGGCGGCGGCGATCTCGCTGGCCAGCCTCGTTCTCGCCCAGTTGCCGGCGGACGCGGGAGTCGGTCCGGTGACCTGGGCGGTCCTGTGCGTCGCACTGGCCGTCTACACCCTGGTGACCGTGTCGGCCGTGAGCGGCGTGATCGGTCTGCTCCAGGGCTGGCAGGCCGGCCGCGAGGTGCTCGGAACGGCCCGGCTCGTCCTGGTCACGCTGGGTCTCAACACGGCCGTCGGCCTGGTGATCCTGCTCGCCCTGGACGCGACCTGGTGGTCACTGCTGCCGCTCACGGCGCTCGCCGCCGCACTGGCACTGGTCTACCGCTCGTACGCGACCTCGCTGCGCCAGCACCGGATGCTCGAGGACATGTACGAGCTGACCCGAGCCATGACGGAGAGTGGCCAGGACGGCACGCTGCCGGACGCGATGCTGGGTCGGGTCCGGGCGCTCATGCAGGCCGAGTACGCGACGCTGTGGCTGCCGGCCCAGGGCCGGCACCCGGAGGTGCTGCTCTCGGCCCGGGTGGACGACTCCGGGCTGCTGGACGTGGCACCGATCCCGGCGGCCGTGCGTAAACGGGCCATCCAGGAACGCCGCACGCTCGCCATCGGCAGTCGGCTGGAGGGCGGAGACCGGCTCCGGACGATGCTGCACGGCACCGACGTCAAGGACGCGCTCGTCGTACCGTTGCGGTCCGGCTCGGCCATGATCGGCACGCTCGAGGTGGTGAACCGGCTCAGCGACGTCGGGCACTTCCGCCCCGGCGACGTACCGGTCTTCGAGACGGTGGCCGCGCACACCGCCGTGGCCCTGGAGAACTCCCGGCTGGTCGACCGGCTGCGCTTCGACGCGTACCACGACGGGCTGACCAAGCTGCCGAACCGGCGGCGGATGACCGCGGCGCTCGGCGAGGCCGTGCAGATCCGGGCCCCCGACGAGGTCGTGGCAATCCTGCTTTTCGACGTGGATGACCTGCGCCGGGTCAACGAGACGCTCGGGCACGCGGCCGGCGATCAGGTGCTGGTCGAGGTCGCCGAGCGGCTGCGCAGATCCGCCCCGTCGTCGTCGCTCATCGGGCGGATCGGCGGCGACGAGTTCGTGGTCCTGCTGCGGCTCGACGACGCCGACGCCGCGCTCGACCTGGCCGCGCGGCTGCGCGAACAGATCCGCGACAAGATGGTGTTCGGCGAACTGACCCTGGACGTGGACACCGTGGTCGGGGTGGCGCTGCACCCGGACCACGGCGGCGACGCGCACACGCTGCTCCAACGGGTCGACCTGGCCGCAACGGCGGCCAAGGCGGTACCCGGCGGCATCCAGTTGTTCAGTCCGATGCTCGAATCCCGCTCGCTGCACCGGCTCAGCCTGGCCACCGACCTGCGCCGCGCCCTGGACCAGGGCGAGTTGGAGGTCTACTTCCAGCCGAAGGTGACGCTGCACGACCGGCGGCTCGTGGGCGTGGAGTGCCTGGCCCGCTGGGAGCACCCGGCGCACGGCGCGGTGGCGCCGGAGGACTTCGTCGCGGTGGCCGAACACACCGGCCAACTCGGCCGGCTCACCGAGGTGGTGCTCCGGGAGGGCCTGCGACGCAGTCGTGACTGGCCGGACCAGCAGCAGCCGCTCAACATCGCGGTCAACCTGTCGGCCCGGTCGCTGGCCGACCCGCACTTTCCGGCCCTGGTGGACGGCCTGCTGGCCGAGTACGGCGTACCCGCCGAACGGCTCACGCTGGAGATCCGCGAGTCGGGCGTGCTGGACGGCACGGACCGGCCGGTGCCGATCCTGCGCCGGTTGCGCGAGATCGGGGTACGGCTCTCCGTCGACGACTTCGGCACCGGCTACGCCTCACTGCTGTACCTGCGCCGGCTTCCGGTGCACGAGGTGAAGGTCGACCGGTCCTTCGTGCAGGGCATGGCGACCGACCCGGTCGACCTGGCCATCGTGAACGCCGTGGTGACGCTGTCCCAGCAGTTCGGCCTGGCCGTGGTCGCGGAGGGCGTGGAGAGCGAACTGACGCTCGAACTGCTCCAGGACATCGGCTGCCAGATCGCCCAGGGCTTCCTGTTCAGCCGGCCGCTGCCGTACGAGCGGCTGGCCGCCTGGGTGGACGCGCAGTCCGAGCCGGAACCGCTGACCGCCGCGGACGTCCGGAGGCTGCGGGCGGTGCCCTGA
- a CDS encoding MaoC family dehydratase: protein MELPTRTFRITRADLVRYAGASGDFNPIHWSDRVATRVGLPGVIAHGMFTMALVGRAVTGWAGSPDAVLDYNVRFTRPVVVPDDDEGTEIEVNATVREVTGDGRTVLDLTATCRGEKVLAQARATVRTPDRGAED, encoded by the coding sequence ATGGAGCTGCCGACCAGGACGTTCCGGATCACCCGGGCGGATCTTGTCCGGTACGCGGGCGCGTCGGGTGATTTCAACCCGATCCACTGGAGCGACCGAGTGGCCACCAGGGTGGGTCTGCCGGGGGTCATCGCCCACGGCATGTTCACGATGGCGCTGGTCGGGCGCGCGGTGACCGGTTGGGCGGGCTCGCCGGACGCGGTGCTGGACTACAACGTCCGGTTCACCCGCCCGGTCGTGGTGCCGGACGACGACGAGGGCACCGAGATCGAGGTGAACGCCACCGTGCGCGAGGTGACCGGGGACGGCCGTACGGTGCTGGACCTGACCGCGACCTGCCGGGGCGAGAAGGTGCTGGCCCAGGCTCGGGCGACGGTCCGCACCCCGGACCGGGGAGCCGAGGACTAG
- the secE gene encoding preprotein translocase subunit SecE has product MADSNRRGEDAADERDDQVTDDVVEGDEEDEPVSRGGTATRARKRAEAADSRPKAKSETGRVGIFGRFGRFFREVVAELRKVIWPTRNELLTYTAVVVVFVAVVLAIVTGLDFAFGRGVLWVFGG; this is encoded by the coding sequence ATGGCCGACAGCAATCGGCGTGGCGAGGACGCTGCGGACGAGCGTGACGACCAGGTGACCGACGACGTCGTCGAGGGCGACGAGGAGGACGAGCCGGTCTCCCGTGGTGGCACGGCCACCCGGGCGCGGAAGCGGGCCGAGGCGGCGGACAGCCGACCGAAGGCCAAGTCCGAGACCGGTCGGGTGGGAATCTTCGGCCGGTTCGGCAGGTTCTTCCGTGAGGTGGTCGCCGAGCTACGTAAGGTCATCTGGCCGACCCGGAACGAGCTGCTGACCTACACCGCGGTGGTGGTGGTCTTCGTGGCCGTGGTCCTGGCCATCGTGACCGGCCTGGATTTCGCCTTCGGTAGGGGCGTCCTCTGGGTCTTCGGCGGCTGA